A single genomic interval of Oncorhynchus mykiss isolate Arlee chromosome 13, USDA_OmykA_1.1, whole genome shotgun sequence harbors:
- the LOC110486082 gene encoding atlastin-2 isoform X2, with amino-acid sequence MAEKSGLKHRNHSQQNSENSTFDEGEHGVEDVPHKKSPEEEKALLSEEDALSARPVQIVVAHEDDHAFELDEAALERILLQEHVRDLNVVVVSVAGAFRKGKSFLLDFMLRFMYNQTSCSWLGGHEEPLTGFTWRGGCERETTGILAWSDVFVVDKPDGSRVAVLLIDTQGAFDSQSTIKDCATLFALSTMTSSVQVYNLSQNVQEDDLQHLQLFTEYGRLALEEIYEKPFQTLMFLIRDWSYPYEHPYGLDGGKSFLEKRLQVKQNQHEELQNVRKHIHSCFSNIGCFLLPHPGLKVATNPNFDGRLTDIDDDFKTELVKLVPILLSPKNLVEKEIGGSKVTCRDLVQYFKAYMKIYQGEELPHPKSMLQATAEANNLAAVAGAKDIYNKGMEQVCGGDKPYMAPDQLECGHANLRQVAVKHFRSVKKMGGEDFCRCYQEQLEAELDEAFTNFIKHNDGKNIFYAARTPATLFAVMFAMYVASLVTGFLGINTVAMVCNLIMGVALAALCLWAYVKYSGEFREVGSVIDQVAETLWEQIFSKLFEVARSRVQLDSLITTQRTRLASNNNVKKKN; translated from the exons GTGAGCATGGGGTGGAGGATGTGCCTCATAAGAAGAGCCCTGAGGAAGAGAAGGCCCTGTTGTCGGAGGAAGATGCGTTGTCGGCCAGGCCGGTACAGATCGTTGTGGCTCACGAGGACGACCACGCCTTTGAGCTGGACGAGGCGGCGCTGGAGCGCATCCTGCTGCAGGAGCATGTGCGCGACCTCAACGTGGTGGTGGTGTCGGTGGCCGGTGCTTTCCGCAAGGGCAAGTCCTTCCTGCTGGACTTCATGCTGCGCTTCATGTACAACCAG ACATCCTGCTCCTGGCTGGGTGGGCACGAGGAGCCACTGACAGGCTTCACCTGGCGGGGGGGCTGCGAGAGGGAGACCACGGGCATCCTGGCATGGAGCGACGTGTTTGTGGTTGACAAGCCAGACGGGAGCAGG GTTGCGGTTCTTCTAATCGACACACAGGGGGCTTTCGACAGCCAATCAACCATCAAAGATTGTGCGACACTGTTTGCGTTGAGCACCATGACCAGCTCTGTACAG GTTTACAACTTGTCTCAGAATGTGCAAGAAGATGACCTTCAAcatctccag CTCTTTACCGAATATGGAAGGCTGGCCTTGGAGGAAATCTATGAGAAACCCTTTCAG ACTTTAATGTTTCTTATAAGAGACTGGAGCTACCCTTACGAGCATCCCTACGGCTTGGACGGAGGGAAGAGTTTCCTGGAGAAGAGATTACAA GTGAAACAGAACCAGCATGAGGAGCTGCAGAATGTCAGGAAGCACATCCACTCCTGCTTCTCTAACATTGGCTGCTTCCTCCTGCCCCACCCCGGCCTCAAGGTGGCCACCAACCCCAACTTTGATGGCAGACTCACAG ATATTGATGACGATTTCAAGACTGAGCTCGTCAAACTAGTGCCAATCTTGTTGTCCCCGAAGAACTTGGTGGAGAAAGAAATCGGAGGATCCAAAGTGACGTGCCGAGACCTTGTACAGTATTTCAAA GCATACATGAAAATATACCAAGGGGAGGAGCTACCTCATCCCAAGTCAATGTTACAG GCAACGGCTGAAGCCAACAACCTTGCAGCTGTTGCAGGAGCAAAAGACATTTACAACAAAGGCATGGAGCAG GTTTGCGGAGGCGACAAGCCCTACATGGCCCCCGATCAACTGGAGTGTGGCCACGCGAACCTGCGGCAGGTGGCGGTCAAACACTTTCGCTCGGTCAAGAAAATGGGCGGCGAGGACTTCTGCCGGTGCTACCAGGAGCAGCTTGAAGCAGAGCTGGACGAGGCCTTCACAAACTTCATCAAGCACAACGATGGCAAGAACATCTTCTACGCGGCGCGCACGCCAGCCACGCTCTTCGCCGTCATGTTCGCCATGTACGTGGCGTCGCTGGTCACGGGCTTTCTGGGTATCAACACAGTGGCCATGGTTTGTAATCTCATTATGGGCGTGGCACTGGCTGCACTCTGCCTATGGGCCTATGTGAAGTATTCCGGCGAGTTCCGCGAGGTGGGCAGCGTCATCGACCAGGTGGCCGAGACCCTGTGGGAGCAG ATATTTTCCAAACTCTTTGAGGTGGCGAGGAGTCGAGTCCAGTTGGATTCCTTGATAACGACCCAGAGAACGAGACTGGCCTCCAACAACAATGTCAAGAAGAAAAACTAG
- the LOC110486082 gene encoding atlastin-2 isoform X1: MAEKSGLKHRNHSQQNSENSTFDEGEHGVEDVPHKKSPEEEKALLSEEDALSARPVQIVVAHEDDHAFELDEAALERILLQEHVRDLNVVVVSVAGAFRKGKSFLLDFMLRFMYNQTSCSWLGGHEEPLTGFTWRGGCERETTGILAWSDVFVVDKPDGSRVAVLLIDTQGAFDSQSTIKDCATLFALSTMTSSVQVYNLSQNVQEDDLQHLQLFTEYGRLALEEIYEKPFQTLMFLIRDWSYPYEHPYGLDGGKSFLEKRLQVKQNQHEELQNVRKHIHSCFSNIGCFLLPHPGLKVATNPNFDGRLTDIDDDFKTELVKLVPILLSPKNLVEKEIGGSKVTCRDLVQYFKAYMKIYQGEELPHPKSMLQATAEANNLAAVAGAKDIYNKGMEQVCGGDKPYMAPDQLECGHANLRQVAVKHFRSVKKMGGEDFCRCYQEQLEAELDEAFTNFIKHNDGKNIFYAARTPATLFAVMFAMYVASLVTGFLGINTVAMVCNLIMGVALAALCLWAYVKYSGEFREVGSVIDQVAETLWEQRTPRKIFSKLFEVARSRVQLDSLITTQRTRLASNNNVKKKN; the protein is encoded by the exons GTGAGCATGGGGTGGAGGATGTGCCTCATAAGAAGAGCCCTGAGGAAGAGAAGGCCCTGTTGTCGGAGGAAGATGCGTTGTCGGCCAGGCCGGTACAGATCGTTGTGGCTCACGAGGACGACCACGCCTTTGAGCTGGACGAGGCGGCGCTGGAGCGCATCCTGCTGCAGGAGCATGTGCGCGACCTCAACGTGGTGGTGGTGTCGGTGGCCGGTGCTTTCCGCAAGGGCAAGTCCTTCCTGCTGGACTTCATGCTGCGCTTCATGTACAACCAG ACATCCTGCTCCTGGCTGGGTGGGCACGAGGAGCCACTGACAGGCTTCACCTGGCGGGGGGGCTGCGAGAGGGAGACCACGGGCATCCTGGCATGGAGCGACGTGTTTGTGGTTGACAAGCCAGACGGGAGCAGG GTTGCGGTTCTTCTAATCGACACACAGGGGGCTTTCGACAGCCAATCAACCATCAAAGATTGTGCGACACTGTTTGCGTTGAGCACCATGACCAGCTCTGTACAG GTTTACAACTTGTCTCAGAATGTGCAAGAAGATGACCTTCAAcatctccag CTCTTTACCGAATATGGAAGGCTGGCCTTGGAGGAAATCTATGAGAAACCCTTTCAG ACTTTAATGTTTCTTATAAGAGACTGGAGCTACCCTTACGAGCATCCCTACGGCTTGGACGGAGGGAAGAGTTTCCTGGAGAAGAGATTACAA GTGAAACAGAACCAGCATGAGGAGCTGCAGAATGTCAGGAAGCACATCCACTCCTGCTTCTCTAACATTGGCTGCTTCCTCCTGCCCCACCCCGGCCTCAAGGTGGCCACCAACCCCAACTTTGATGGCAGACTCACAG ATATTGATGACGATTTCAAGACTGAGCTCGTCAAACTAGTGCCAATCTTGTTGTCCCCGAAGAACTTGGTGGAGAAAGAAATCGGAGGATCCAAAGTGACGTGCCGAGACCTTGTACAGTATTTCAAA GCATACATGAAAATATACCAAGGGGAGGAGCTACCTCATCCCAAGTCAATGTTACAG GCAACGGCTGAAGCCAACAACCTTGCAGCTGTTGCAGGAGCAAAAGACATTTACAACAAAGGCATGGAGCAG GTTTGCGGAGGCGACAAGCCCTACATGGCCCCCGATCAACTGGAGTGTGGCCACGCGAACCTGCGGCAGGTGGCGGTCAAACACTTTCGCTCGGTCAAGAAAATGGGCGGCGAGGACTTCTGCCGGTGCTACCAGGAGCAGCTTGAAGCAGAGCTGGACGAGGCCTTCACAAACTTCATCAAGCACAACGATGGCAAGAACATCTTCTACGCGGCGCGCACGCCAGCCACGCTCTTCGCCGTCATGTTCGCCATGTACGTGGCGTCGCTGGTCACGGGCTTTCTGGGTATCAACACAGTGGCCATGGTTTGTAATCTCATTATGGGCGTGGCACTGGCTGCACTCTGCCTATGGGCCTATGTGAAGTATTCCGGCGAGTTCCGCGAGGTGGGCAGCGTCATCGACCAGGTGGCCGAGACCCTGTGGGAGCAG AGGACTCCACGAAAG ATATTTTCCAAACTCTTTGAGGTGGCGAGGAGTCGAGTCCAGTTGGATTCCTTGATAACGACCCAGAGAACGAGACTGGCCTCCAACAACAATGTCAAGAAGAAAAACTAG
- the LOC110486084 gene encoding eukaryotic initiation factor 4A-III, giving the protein MEVATVPRTRRLLKEEDMTKVEFETSEEVDVTPTFDTMGLREDLLRGIYAYGFEKPSAIQQRAIKQIIKGRDVIAQSQSGTGKTATFCVSVLQCLDIQVRETQALILAPTRELAGQIQKVLLALGDYMNVQCHSCIGGTNVGEDIRKLDYGQHVVAGTPGRVFDMIRRRSLRTRAIKMLVLDEADEMLNKGFKEQIYDVYRYLPPATQVCLISATLPHEILEMTNKFMTDPIRILVKRDELTLEGIKQFFVAVEREEWKFDTLCDLYDTLTITQAVIFCNTKRKVDWLTEKMREANFTVSSMHGDMPQKERESIMKEFRSGASRVLISTDVWARGLDVPQVSLIINYDLPNNRELYIHRIGRSGRYGRKGVAINFVKNDDIRILRDIEQYYSTQIDEMPMNVADLI; this is encoded by the exons ATGGAAGTAGCCACCGTACCGCGCACGAGGCGCCTGTTGAAGGAGGAAGACATGACCAAGGTCGAGTTTGAGACCAGCGAGGAGGTCGATGTTACTCCTACTTTCGACACGATGGGCCTACGAGAGGATCTCCTCCGTGGGATTTACGCATACG GATTCGAGAAGCCTTCCGCAATCCAACAAAGAGCAATTAAACAGATCATCAAGGGTAGAGATGTCATTGCACA GTCTCAGTCAGGAACAGGAAAGACTGCCACATTTTGCGTATCAGTGCTGCAGTGTCTTGACATTCAG GTGCGTGAAACCCAAGCACTGATCCTGGCTCCCACCAGAGAGTTAGCTGGACAGATACAGAAG GTGCTCCTGGCCCTAGGTGACTACATGAACGTCCAGTGTCATTCCTGCATCGGAGGGACAAACGTGGGTGAGGACATCCGCAAACTGGACTATGGCCAGCATGTAGTAGCAGGGACCCCTGGGAGAGTGTTTG ATATGATCCGCAGGAGGAGTTTGAGGACGCGTGCCATCAAGATGCTGGTGCTGGACGAAGCAGATGAAATGCTCAACAAGG GTTTCAAAGAGCAGATCTACGACGTGTACCGGTACCTGCCCCCCGCCACCCAGGTCTGTCTGATCAGCGCCACGCTGCCCCACGAGATCCTGGAGATGACCAACAAGTTCATGACCGACCCCATCCGCATCCTGGTCAAACG TGATGAGTTGACTCTAGAGGGCATCAAGCAGTTCTTTGTGGcagtagagagggaggagtggaagtTTGACACCCTGTGTGACCTGTATGACACCCTCACCATCACACAGGCTGTCATCTTTTGCAACACCAAGCGGAAG gttgactggctgactgagaaGATGAGGGAGGCCAACTTCACTGTTTCCTCCATGCACGGAGACATGCCCCAGAAGGAGAGGGAGTCCATCATGAAAGAGTTCCGGTCCGGCGCCAG CCGAGTGCTTATCTCCACTGATGTGTGGGCCCGAGGTCTGGACGTGCCCCAGGTGTCCCTCATCATCAACTACGACCTGCCCAACAACAGAGAgctgtacatccacag GATTGGCCGATCGGGTCGTTACGGCCGCAAGGGTGTGGCCATTAACTTTGTGAAGAATGACGACATCCGTATTCTCCGTGACATTGAGCAGTACTATTCCACACAGATCGATGAAATGCCAATGAACG TGGCTGACCTGATCTAA